The following proteins are co-located in the Candidatus Palauibacter scopulicola genome:
- a CDS encoding MBL fold metallo-hydrolase: MKARPLFLATLFAGLFSTPVLAQRDFSAVQIEATHVAGSVWMLVGSGGNIGVSSGPDGVVMVDDQFAPLADKIRDALREVGQSEEAAQPQFIINTHFHGDHTGGNAEFGDASTIVAHTNVRARLQAGGSPDVALPVVTFDDALSIHFNGEEIRAFHIPHGHTDGDALIHFTGSNVLHMGDDYFSGLFPFVDIGSGGSVEGLEQAVAQVLDNVPADIHIIPGHGPLSTVDDLRTYHRMITETIAMVRGKIEAGMSSEEIQSEGVADEWADWSWQFISTERWLDTVYRSLSGAAGAENVEHGHGHH, translated from the coding sequence ATGAAAGCTCGACCGCTGTTCCTCGCGACCCTCTTCGCGGGTCTCTTCTCCACCCCCGTCCTCGCGCAGCGCGATTTCTCGGCCGTCCAGATCGAAGCGACGCACGTCGCCGGCAGCGTCTGGATGCTGGTGGGAAGCGGCGGCAACATCGGCGTGTCCTCGGGCCCGGACGGCGTCGTGATGGTCGACGACCAGTTCGCGCCGCTGGCGGACAAAATCCGCGACGCACTTCGGGAAGTGGGGCAATCGGAGGAAGCCGCGCAGCCACAGTTCATCATCAACACGCATTTCCATGGCGACCACACGGGCGGCAACGCCGAGTTCGGTGACGCCTCCACGATCGTCGCGCACACGAACGTGCGCGCGAGGCTCCAGGCGGGCGGATCGCCCGACGTGGCCCTGCCCGTCGTCACCTTCGACGACGCCCTCTCCATCCACTTCAACGGCGAGGAGATCCGGGCGTTCCACATCCCGCACGGACACACGGACGGGGATGCGCTCATCCACTTCACGGGCTCGAACGTCCTCCACATGGGCGACGACTACTTCTCCGGCCTCTTCCCCTTCGTCGACATCGGCAGTGGCGGGAGCGTGGAGGGACTCGAGCAAGCGGTGGCGCAGGTGCTCGACAATGTGCCGGCCGACATCCACATCATTCCGGGACACGGTCCGCTCTCCACCGTGGACGACCTGCGGACGTACCACCGCATGATCACCGAGACGATCGCGATGGTCCGCGGCAAGATCGAGGCGGGGATGAGCAGCGAAGAGATCCAGAGCGAGGGCGTCGCCGACGAGTGGGCGGACTGGAGTTGGCAGTTCATCTCGACGGAACGCTGGCTCGACACCGTGTACCGGAGCCTCTCCGGCGCGGCGGGTGCCGAGAACGTCGAACACGGCCACGGCCACCACTAA
- a CDS encoding amidohydrolase family protein produces MRRAAMMGRRPLSTASAILAGTVLPGGLAGAGQDAFITPQSELFTNVTVIDGRGGPPRPSSAVLVWGGRIQDIGAQGSVAAPEGTVVVDLSGSYLLPGFIDAHASPRTTEELRALLAAGITGVRDGAISLAAFEERGRGGFGDDPVPVVYVGGPVLDSGSATPGVALESEAAAVAEVARQAADGAGFVSVASGVPLSWLVGIARAARRAEVPLWADRRDGGWLLALRAGSDVAGPLVSGDPELLPENERGPFEALVEAGQVPAQVAWLERLEPQGPEVDRAVTALLSSDSALLPLLAGASAALDCPADAATCTPLSNDERSALEAVWPKAEALVRTFHGHGVRLLVGSDAPRTTPWGEGFHSEMQLLVEAGIPALEVLGMATRNGAIELGQLHERGTIEIGKRADFLVLEANPAADIRNARRISFVVIDGDAWTFDREGDWRRVRFN; encoded by the coding sequence TTGCGACGCGCCGCGATGATGGGACGCCGGCCGCTCAGCACGGCCTCCGCGATACTGGCGGGGACGGTTCTCCCCGGCGGACTGGCGGGCGCCGGCCAGGATGCGTTCATCACGCCGCAGTCGGAGTTGTTCACCAACGTGACCGTGATCGACGGCCGCGGCGGGCCGCCCCGGCCTTCCTCGGCGGTCCTCGTGTGGGGCGGCCGAATACAGGACATCGGCGCCCAGGGCTCCGTGGCCGCCCCGGAAGGCACCGTCGTCGTGGACCTCTCGGGTTCCTACCTCCTCCCCGGGTTCATCGATGCGCACGCCTCGCCTCGAACCACGGAAGAGCTGCGCGCGCTGCTGGCCGCGGGGATCACCGGAGTGCGCGATGGAGCCATCTCGCTGGCCGCCTTCGAGGAGCGAGGCCGCGGAGGCTTCGGCGACGACCCCGTTCCTGTCGTCTACGTCGGCGGTCCCGTCCTCGATTCCGGGAGCGCGACGCCCGGCGTGGCGCTCGAATCGGAAGCCGCCGCCGTCGCGGAGGTGGCGCGGCAGGCCGCGGATGGGGCCGGCTTCGTCTCCGTCGCCTCCGGCGTGCCCCTGTCCTGGCTGGTGGGGATCGCGCGCGCCGCGCGCCGCGCGGAGGTGCCGCTGTGGGCCGACCGCCGGGATGGCGGCTGGCTGCTGGCCTTGCGTGCCGGCTCCGACGTCGCGGGTCCCCTGGTCTCCGGCGACCCCGAGCTGCTTCCGGAGAACGAGCGCGGACCCTTCGAGGCGCTTGTGGAGGCGGGGCAGGTCCCGGCCCAGGTCGCGTGGCTGGAGCGGCTGGAGCCGCAGGGGCCCGAGGTCGACCGTGCCGTCACGGCGCTCCTTTCGAGCGACTCGGCCCTCCTGCCACTGCTGGCGGGCGCGTCCGCCGCTCTCGACTGTCCGGCCGACGCCGCCACCTGCACGCCGCTCTCGAACGACGAACGGAGCGCGCTCGAGGCGGTCTGGCCCAAGGCCGAGGCGCTGGTCCGGACCTTCCACGGCCACGGGGTCCGCCTGCTCGTGGGGTCCGATGCTCCGCGCACCACTCCGTGGGGAGAGGGGTTCCACAGTGAGATGCAACTGCTCGTGGAGGCCGGCATCCCCGCTCTCGAAGTCCTCGGCATGGCCACGAGGAACGGCGCCATCGAGCTCGGCCAACTGCACGAGCGGGGGACGATCGAGATCGGGAAGCGCGCCGACTTCCTCGTCCTCGAGGCGAACCCCGCCGCCGATATCCGGAACGCGCGCCGGATCTCGTTCGTCGTGATCGACGGAGATGCGTGGACCTTCGACCGGGAGGGGGACTGGAGGCGCGTCCGCTTCAACTGA
- a CDS encoding mechanosensitive ion channel family protein — MERLSQLWTEVVAFTAPRWLPSLIVVAVAGLVYLVALMVLGRAQKHWVTRTATQLDDLAVRLLRQALLLSSGAWAVWRLLDTWALPMAAQWVYAIWIGVLFFPLSRFVGDLLTALETEVVARTSTPLDKTALPMINKAIRFAVIALGVVLALAELGINIAPLLAGAGVMGLALSLAAKDTLSNVIAGVLLIVDRPFQVGDRIELWTAPNETGSWGDVIEIGLRATKIRNPDNLVIVVPNSQLMLRDIVNYTMSGQDIRLRIPFSVAYESDIERAKSLLVDIALGVEGVKDDPAPIVIARSFGPSEVNLQLRVWVVDARARRRIADDISEGALRAFAEAGVEIPYPKRELFIRSADGPQADGV, encoded by the coding sequence ATGGAGAGACTGTCACAACTGTGGACCGAGGTGGTCGCCTTCACGGCTCCGCGCTGGCTGCCCAGCCTGATCGTCGTCGCGGTGGCCGGTCTCGTCTACCTCGTGGCGCTGATGGTCCTGGGCCGTGCCCAGAAGCACTGGGTAACGCGAACCGCGACGCAGCTCGACGATCTGGCCGTGCGGCTGCTGCGCCAGGCTCTTCTGCTGTCGAGCGGGGCGTGGGCAGTCTGGCGCCTGCTGGACACCTGGGCCCTGCCCATGGCGGCCCAGTGGGTCTATGCGATCTGGATCGGCGTCCTCTTCTTCCCGTTGAGCCGTTTCGTCGGGGATCTCCTGACCGCGCTCGAGACGGAAGTCGTCGCGCGCACGTCGACGCCGCTCGACAAGACGGCGCTCCCGATGATCAACAAGGCGATTCGCTTCGCGGTCATCGCCCTCGGTGTCGTCCTCGCGCTCGCGGAACTGGGCATCAACATCGCACCCCTGCTCGCCGGCGCCGGCGTCATGGGTCTCGCCCTGTCGCTCGCCGCCAAGGACACGCTCTCCAACGTGATCGCGGGCGTGCTGCTGATCGTCGATCGCCCCTTCCAGGTCGGGGACCGGATCGAACTGTGGACGGCGCCCAACGAGACGGGATCCTGGGGCGACGTGATCGAGATCGGACTCCGGGCCACGAAGATCCGGAATCCCGACAATCTCGTCATCGTCGTCCCGAACAGTCAGCTCATGCTGCGCGACATCGTCAACTACACGATGTCCGGCCAGGACATCCGGCTCCGGATCCCCTTCTCCGTCGCATACGAATCGGACATCGAGCGGGCGAAGTCGCTGCTGGTGGACATTGCCCTGGGCGTCGAGGGGGTCAAGGACGATCCCGCGCCGATCGTCATCGCCCGGAGCTTCGGTCCGTCCGAGGTCAACCTCCAACTGCGCGTCTGGGTCGTGGATGCGAGGGCGAGACGGCGCATCGCGGACGACATCAGCGAGGGGGCGCTCCGCGCCTTCGCGGAGGCCGGTGTGGAGATCCCCTACCCGAAGCGGGAACTCTTCATCCGGTCCGCGGATGGACCACAGGCGGACGGCGTCTGA
- a CDS encoding DUF411 domain-containing protein — MLNGKFGNAGVGAAFFGVALLVTACAPQAAGESGRTAAAASSTAAVSSTALVDATLAATIAETPTITVYKSPTCGCCAIWVDHMREAGFELDVLDMDDAALVRVKLDAGVPLRMQTCHTALVGDYVFEGHIPAEVIARFLAEKPAASGLAVPGMPIGSPGMEFGDRVDPYDVLAFDAAGNTSVYESR, encoded by the coding sequence ATGTTGAACGGAAAGTTCGGAAATGCGGGGGTCGGAGCGGCCTTCTTCGGGGTGGCGCTGCTCGTCACCGCGTGCGCGCCGCAAGCGGCGGGGGAGAGCGGGCGCACGGCGGCTGCGGCATCATCGACGGCCGCGGTTTCGTCGACGGCGCTGGTCGATGCGACGTTGGCCGCGACCATCGCGGAAACGCCGACGATCACGGTCTACAAGTCACCCACCTGCGGGTGCTGCGCCATCTGGGTGGACCACATGCGGGAAGCCGGGTTCGAACTCGACGTCCTCGACATGGATGATGCGGCCCTGGTCCGCGTGAAGCTCGACGCGGGCGTACCGCTCCGGATGCAGACATGCCACACGGCGCTCGTGGGCGACTACGTGTTCGAGGGCCATATCCCGGCCGAGGTCATCGCCCGGTTCCTCGCCGAGAAACCCGCCGCGAGCGGGCTTGCGGTGCCTGGGATGCCGATCGGCTCTCCGGGCATGGAGTTCGGGGATCGCGTCGATCCCTACGACGTGCTCGCGTTCGACGCGGCGGGCAACACGTCGGTCTACGAGAGCCGCTGA
- a CDS encoding PBP1A family penicillin-binding protein: MKRKRGRKGRRRIWRRLGILAGVVAAGWLAYLGFEAKVVRDFESIDAVSPTRVVARPLVLRPGDRVEPRQVASHLTRVGYRSASKRTPDRGEFAWRGGELRLGRRALRLGGYMDPGGLVRVRFRGYAGTGRVTSIRDADGQDLATLILDPEVIGTVPGEHGRDRIPVRLDEVPGHLIDALLTVEDRRFHEHGALDPRRIAGAMLSNLRQGRIAEGGSTLTQQLARTLFLSTDRTLLRKVREAAIAVALERRFSKRRLLEAYVNHIYLGQDRGVAIHGFGRAAPFFFDRDVSELTLGQSAMLVGIIRGPSMYAPHRHPERARARRDVVLRQMHALGHIDADRLNAELETRLTLAAPRERKADARWYLDFLRRELGSGARPLGLNGAGLTVVSSLEPELQRAAELAVSEGIRRLERTRTRLAEQAGPLQAALVALDPRSGDILAMVGGRAYGTSQFNRAAHALRQPGSAFKPIVALAALDPRADAPFTLASTLRDEPLALETPAGMWRPSNADREFLGPVRLREALEESRNVPFARLGLAVGPERIVETAQRLGVESPLAPYPSLALGASEVTLLELTAAYAVLAAEGRRAPPRAARAVLGREGETIRPAELRREAVISPAEAYLVTSALRGVVERGTGSGVRAAGYRGPLAAKSGTTNGSRDAWFVGYTPELAIGVWVGFDDGTRLGLSGSRAAQPIFTDFLIRVLGTGGGSDFRFPDGVEWVEVEPRTGLRAGWGCRGQPELFLAGTAPEASCGYPIRGWRRGSPRRTTPRR; encoded by the coding sequence GTGAAACGCAAGAGAGGCAGGAAAGGCAGGAGACGGATCTGGCGGAGGCTGGGCATCCTGGCCGGCGTCGTCGCAGCGGGCTGGCTCGCGTATCTCGGCTTCGAGGCGAAGGTCGTGCGCGACTTCGAATCGATCGATGCGGTCTCTCCGACGCGTGTCGTCGCTCGGCCTTTGGTCCTGCGTCCGGGCGACCGCGTGGAGCCGCGGCAGGTCGCAAGCCACCTGACGCGGGTCGGTTACCGCTCCGCTTCGAAGCGCACGCCCGACCGGGGAGAGTTCGCGTGGCGCGGCGGCGAACTGAGGCTGGGTCGCCGGGCGCTGCGCCTGGGCGGCTACATGGATCCCGGCGGGTTGGTGCGCGTCCGGTTCCGCGGCTATGCGGGCACGGGTCGGGTGACATCCATTCGGGACGCGGACGGGCAGGACCTCGCGACCCTCATCCTGGATCCCGAGGTCATCGGGACCGTGCCCGGCGAGCACGGCCGGGACCGCATCCCGGTAAGGCTCGATGAAGTCCCCGGCCACCTGATCGACGCCCTCCTCACCGTGGAGGATCGCCGCTTCCATGAACACGGCGCACTGGATCCCCGCCGCATCGCCGGCGCCATGCTCTCGAACCTGCGCCAGGGGCGGATCGCCGAAGGCGGCAGCACCCTCACCCAGCAGCTCGCGCGCACGCTCTTCCTCTCGACCGACCGCACGCTGCTGCGGAAAGTCCGCGAGGCGGCCATCGCCGTGGCCCTGGAGAGGCGGTTCTCGAAGCGGCGGCTCCTCGAAGCGTATGTGAACCACATCTACCTCGGGCAGGACCGAGGCGTGGCGATTCACGGCTTCGGCCGGGCGGCGCCGTTTTTCTTCGACCGGGACGTTTCCGAGTTGACGCTGGGGCAGTCCGCCATGCTGGTGGGGATCATTCGAGGTCCCAGCATGTACGCTCCGCACCGGCACCCGGAGCGCGCCCGGGCCCGGCGGGACGTGGTCCTGCGGCAGATGCACGCGCTCGGCCACATCGACGCGGACCGGCTGAACGCGGAACTCGAAACGCGCCTGACCCTCGCTGCTCCACGGGAGCGGAAGGCGGATGCCCGCTGGTACCTGGATTTCCTGCGGCGAGAGCTGGGGTCGGGAGCACGGCCGCTGGGTCTGAATGGCGCGGGCCTGACCGTCGTGTCGTCGCTGGAGCCGGAGTTGCAGCGAGCCGCGGAGCTGGCCGTGTCGGAGGGAATCCGCAGGCTTGAGCGGACCCGTACCCGCCTCGCGGAGCAGGCGGGGCCGCTCCAGGCGGCGCTTGTGGCCCTCGACCCGCGGAGCGGCGACATCCTGGCGATGGTCGGCGGACGCGCCTACGGCACGTCGCAGTTCAACCGCGCCGCGCACGCGCTGCGTCAGCCGGGGAGCGCCTTCAAGCCGATCGTGGCGCTGGCCGCGCTGGATCCGCGGGCGGACGCCCCCTTCACCCTGGCTTCAACGCTGCGGGACGAGCCGCTGGCGCTGGAGACGCCGGCGGGGATGTGGCGACCCTCGAACGCGGACCGCGAGTTCCTCGGACCCGTAAGACTGCGCGAGGCGCTCGAGGAGTCGCGCAACGTGCCGTTCGCCCGTCTGGGACTCGCCGTCGGTCCCGAGAGGATCGTGGAGACCGCGCAACGACTGGGTGTCGAGAGTCCTCTGGCGCCGTATCCGAGCCTCGCCCTCGGGGCCTCGGAGGTCACGCTCCTCGAGTTGACGGCGGCCTATGCCGTGCTGGCGGCGGAGGGAAGACGGGCGCCCCCGCGCGCCGCGCGCGCCGTGCTGGGTCGAGAGGGCGAGACCATCCGACCGGCCGAGCTTCGCCGGGAGGCCGTGATCAGCCCGGCGGAGGCGTACCTGGTGACGTCCGCTCTGCGCGGGGTGGTGGAGCGCGGCACCGGGAGCGGTGTGCGCGCGGCCGGGTACCGGGGCCCCCTCGCGGCGAAATCCGGCACCACGAACGGCTCGCGCGACGCGTGGTTCGTCGGCTACACGCCGGAACTGGCCATCGGCGTCTGGGTCGGCTTCGACGACGGGACACGCCTGGGCTTGTCCGGGTCGCGAGCCGCCCAGCCGATCTTCACGGATTTTCTCATCCGCGTCCTCGGAACCGGGGGCGGATCCGACTTCCGGTTTCCCGACGGCGTGGAATGGGTCGAGGTCGAGCCCCGGACCGGCCTGCGCGCCGGGTGGGGATGTCGGGGCCAGCCCGAACTCTTCCTCGCCGGCACGGCGCCCGAGGCTTCCTGCGGATATCCGATCCGGGGGTGGCGACGAGGAAGTCCGCGGCGTACGACGCCGAGGCGGTAA
- a CDS encoding pyridoxal-phosphate dependent enzyme has product MTEPPPASPRPPTPARSRETLARVAPWIERTPVRRWIPDPGIAALPAGVELFLKLELFQRTGSYKVRGALNNVLRADAKTLRRGVTAVSAGNHAISVAYAARAAGTSAKVVMLSSANPARVARCRNFGAEIEFADDGASGFALMEEIAREEGRLALHPFEGEATVFGTSTVGLEVAGQLPDLEALVIPIGGGGLISGTASIVKQLVPACRVYGVEPVGADSMRRSLDAGEPVALDRIDTIADSLGAPHAAPYSFGLVQRYVDDVVLVVDDAIRAAMKALFLDAKLVAEPASAAPLAAACGPLRERLEGRRVGLVLSGSNIDLDTFGKHIRAAD; this is encoded by the coding sequence ATGACCGAACCTCCGCCCGCCAGCCCCCGGCCCCCCACGCCGGCGCGGAGCCGCGAGACACTCGCGCGCGTCGCGCCGTGGATCGAACGCACGCCGGTGAGGCGCTGGATTCCCGACCCCGGCATCGCTGCTCTGCCCGCGGGGGTCGAGCTCTTTCTCAAACTGGAACTCTTCCAGCGCACGGGTTCCTACAAGGTCCGGGGCGCGCTCAACAACGTCCTCCGCGCGGACGCGAAGACGCTGCGCCGAGGCGTTACGGCCGTGAGCGCCGGGAACCATGCCATCTCCGTGGCTTACGCCGCTCGGGCCGCCGGCACGAGCGCGAAGGTCGTCATGCTGTCCTCCGCCAACCCGGCCCGCGTCGCGCGCTGCCGGAACTTCGGGGCGGAGATCGAGTTCGCGGACGACGGGGCGAGCGGATTCGCGCTCATGGAGGAGATTGCCCGGGAAGAGGGTCGGCTGGCGCTCCATCCGTTCGAGGGGGAGGCGACGGTGTTCGGCACGTCGACCGTGGGTCTCGAGGTCGCGGGACAGCTTCCAGACCTCGAGGCGCTCGTCATCCCCATCGGGGGCGGAGGCCTGATCTCCGGCACGGCGAGCATCGTGAAACAGCTTGTGCCCGCGTGCAGGGTTTACGGCGTGGAGCCCGTCGGCGCCGACTCCATGCGGCGCAGCCTCGATGCGGGCGAGCCGGTGGCGCTCGACCGCATCGACACGATCGCGGACAGCCTCGGCGCCCCCCACGCGGCGCCGTACAGCTTCGGACTCGTGCAGCGCTACGTGGATGACGTGGTGCTCGTCGTCGACGACGCGATCCGCGCCGCCATGAAAGCATTGTTCCTCGACGCGAAGCTGGTCGCCGAACCCGCCTCCGCCGCTCCGCTGGCCGCCGCCTGCGGTCCCCTCCGGGAGAGGCTGGAAGGGCGGCGCGTCGGCCTCGTCCTCTCCGGCTCGAACATCGACCTGGACACGTTCGGGAAGCACATCCGGGCGGCCGACTGA